A segment of the Salvelinus sp. IW2-2015 linkage group LG6.2, ASM291031v2, whole genome shotgun sequence genome:
cgaactattgtttgtacagatgaacgtggtagcttcaggcgtttggaaattgctcccaaggatgaaccaaacttgtggaggtctacaaaataTATTTcctcaggtcttggctgatttcttttgattttcccatgatgttaagcagaggcattgagtttgaaagtaggccttgaaatacatccacaggtacacctgcagttgactgaaatgatgtcaattagcctatcagaagcttctaaagccatgacataattttctggaattttccaagctgtttaatggcacagtcaacttagtgtatgtaaacttctgacccactggaattgtgatacagtgaattataagtgaaataatctgtctgtaaacaattgttggaaaaattacttgtgtcatgcacaacgtagatgtcttaaccgacttggcaaaactatagtttgtttaacaggaaatttgtgaagtggttgaaaaatgagttttaatgactccaagctaagtgtgtgtaaacttccgacttcaactgtatgttgccCCAGACCCCCAGGACTACTTAACTGTACTGTTTGGGTTCCTCAAGGATAGGAGAAGTATACCACTGATATAAGGTACCTTTTGGTAACATATCCAGTACACACAAAGCTTTGCAAGCTTACCTTTTTGCGGAAAATAGGCTTGGTCTGTCCACCGTAACCGGACTGCTTTCTGTCATATCTCCTCTTACCTAAAACACAGATCGTACATCAATTATTTAACTTGCAACACCTAGCAGTCCATACTGCGTCATATGTTCATCACCACATCTGCCAATGCTCATATTGAGACAAACTCACCCTGTGCGTAGAGGGAATCCTTTCCCTTCTTGTACTGGGTAACTTTGTGAAGCTGGTGTCTCTTGCACTTCTTGCAGTAGGTCCTGCGTGTCTTCGGCACGTTCACCTGAATCACAGATTTAGAATGTATACTGACAAAGTGCTGCAATCTGGTACATTTAAAGTACCTCTTCATTCAAATTGAGTCTCTGGGCTTCACAGTAAATATCCAGCATGAGAACAGGTCACTACCATTCAACCTAGGGGGCTACTAGCCGAGGAACACTCAACTCCCTTCGCATATCGAGGCAGAGTGGAGTTTGGATAACTGGTCATGCGATTTCCTTTCAACAACATTGAGTCACCAGCAGTCGAtatgtgtaaaaatgtaaattctgAAAACGCTTACCAGAACCTATATTTGTAACTGCGGTCCTTCCGCGGGGTGCTGAAATTCATACTTTTAATTTAGAAAGTATTGAATACAAGCAGCTTTTTCCCTACATTATTTTATATACAGCAGAAAATccgctccaagtgattttaattttggaaatctgttccaaagtattcccacacataacagagacatacagtatgtgatcgtatacaaatgtaagaaaggtttgaaattattctgttttattatattaagcttcttgcggtcaatttgcagttgaCAAATTATTAGTAATCATGTTCTGACcctctgaccatccgctcaagaaagaaAATCGTCGCGCAGCTGaatttagttgatgatccctgatacAAGAGAACGGAGTTAGCTAAGCGTTTCTCAGGTAGGCCAAGAGCCTTTGCCTTTTTGTTCCAACGACTACATGTACATGCGTTTAGTGTTGTTGACTCAAAAAGTTGTATAATCAACTCTACCAACAATCCATTTGCCAAAGGCTTGTGTGAGCAGCTAGCTCTATCGTTACACAACAGGATCTCCTTGATAGCACGCATCATTGGGCAGCACTACTTGGTAGTTATAATACATTTGCTATGATTACAACTTTGAAAGGTATTTGGCAAGGATGCATTTATAAAATGTTAACACCATTCCTTGGCAAGAACACAGTAATAAGGGCAATTTCAATAGGAGACTGTCACTCATTAACTAGCTAGGTAGTTAGCGATACAATCACCGTAGCGTAGCCATTCGCTCGAGTTTTGTATATAGGCAACTTTTGGGGGGAGATATACAGATAAAATCATGAATAAAGGGATATACATGTCCCTAACCATTGCATTCACACATTGGGTACTTTCAAATGTAACAAGTGAATGTATAGTTTGAAGATTAcagttgatattttttttaaagtctattAGTGATTGAGTTCCATACCATGGCGACGACCCGATCCAGACGAAAAGAGGAAGGATGACGCCGGAAGCACTTTTTCATAAAGAACATTGGATACCAATGGGTCCTAATTTTGAACACTGCCACCTTGTGTTTATGAGTGTAGAATAGAACCAAGTTGAccacaagtagtagtagtagtagtagtagtcctcCAGTACAAAGCTTTAAAGAATATCGATATATTAGTAAAATGACAAGGCTACTGGTGTGTATGCTTAATCATATGAGAATCCATGAAGTCATCAAATGTTTCAGAATTATAAATTATTACCGGATAAATTATACTTTAATAATCATAATTTAAATCAGGTTCCTTTGGGTTCCATGCAGGTGATGTGATAAATTAGGGCTAAACATATATTTCATTGCAGATGACCATAAATACACTATTTTGCACCACTCTATTTATATGACACACAGGCAAAAGTCCTTGCTGACAAAATGGTAACCGTAATGTATACACATACATTCCATATTCATCACTAAGCCTATACTCAAGCTGTTTTCATTCTTATCATTGGTCTATAAAGGCCTCAAGGAAGTTATCATTTCACGGAGGCAGTCAAGTTTGAACACAGTCTAATGCTACTGTAAATAACTAATTCCTTAGCCTACTTTACGGGTACTGGCGCGTTAATGGTTAGTTGGCCCTCTTCGACTTCACACAAACTCTGCTTCAGAGAGCTAATATAAAAATGAGCAGGAAGCAAAAGGGGAACTGCGTGAAGTCAATTCCTCTGAAAGGGTGGGGTTTAGTCTCCTGCTGCCACACACTGTTAGTACATGGAATAAGAGCAGCCATAGCAGAGGTCTTTGTCCATGTCAACCCTCCACATCACAGTCTGCAGACAGTGGTCCGTCTATAGGCGTTGCTGAGTGTCAGAGTTAAGGTAAGTGATGAGGTATTTGCTAACTAAATGGTAGGGGTCCATCTACTGGGGAAAGACGAAAGCTCTATAGGTTACATGCAGGCTATGTATTACTGTATGCGTTACATTGAAAAATAGGCTTCTATTGAGTATGCAGGTCCTCATTACCTGAGAGAGAACCAGATGGTCATTGTAGAAGAGAGTTTGTTCTGAAAGACTTACCTgggtaaataaaggtttaaatagATATATTAAAAGAAAAGTCAGAAGGTTGACATTACCACTACATGATATCTAGGAATGAATTAAGAGTCCTCAATTTGTTCACTTTTGGTGAGGTTTCAACGAGAAATGTAAAGCATGAATGATATTAAGCTACCATTACATTGGGAGGACATTGGGAGCTCCAACATTGAAGCAAGCTTGACGTTTCTGGACTTTCACTATCGTAACCAAAGCAGCAACATGGTTAAATCAAATATCTTGTTCATGAAAATGTTCTCTTAGTGATGGAAAATGTCCAAACAAACTACAGCCTATCATTCATGTATCATTCCTAAGTATCTCTATTAGATGTTTATTCATTGTCCAGGCCTGTCTTGGATGCATTGTATGTTGGAGGGTGGATGATGCCCACATGCATATCAAAGAACATGTAGTCGTTACTTTTTCCCCTTCTTCATATTAAAGACATTGCCCTGAATGCAATATGTACAATATTTTGCCAATGAATGAGTTACAATGCACATTAGATAGCAGTGGAGTGATTGGAAATAGAAAACAAACACTATCATGTTCATCCTTAAACTTTGTTGTTACGTGTCCACTGTCCATGCTCTTATGTTTACATTTCACAGTGGAGAGTTTGAGCTGGATATTAAACATTAATTACTTCATATTAATTTGATaacatacacagtgtacaaaacacaaGGAGCACCTGAtctgtccatgacatagactgaccaggtgattccaggtgaaagctatgatcccttattgatgtcacttgttaaatccactttaatcagtgtagatgaagggaggagaccggtttttaagccttaagacaattgagacatggattgtgtatgtgtggcattcagagggtaatgggcaagacaaaatatttaactgcctttgaactTGGTAAGGTCATAGGTGACAGGCACACCCGTTTGTGTGTGTCGAGAACTGcaatgttgctgggtttttcacgctcaacagtttctcgtgtgtatcaagaatggtccaccacccaaaggacattcagccaacttgagacaactgtgggaagtattggagtcaacatgggccagcatccctgtggaacactttctacaccttgccccgacgaattgaggctcaatattaggaaagtgttcttcatgttttgtgcaCCCAGTGTATGTTGGTCTGTGGAATTTCAGCAATATCCCTAAAACAATGATGCAAAGAAATTGCAAGCCGAAAGCTGCCTTCGCTTCTACAAAGAACAGTCACCCCGCTATGCAGACGTCTTCTTGACCCATTTCCTTTAGTAGCTGGTATGTTACATTAAGGAAGAAAGTAGGAACCCTACTTTCTTCCTTAATGTAACATACCAGCTACTAAAGGAAATGGGTCAAGAAGACGTCTGCATAGCGGGGTGACTGTAAAGCCAAGATCTGTTTGTATGTTTTGGCCTGCTTGTATTATCTGAGGATGTGAGGAACCCTTCTGCCTAAATATCTTCACATGGAGAGTTTCCTTTTGTGGTCAGACACAcactgagtgtgtatgtgtgtcaccaCAAAAGTAACCTCTCCatgtaaagacacacacacacttatcagaCAGGAAACATCCAGAGAGCATTTGTTGCAAGGTTCCTGTTATCAACAAACCAACACTTTCATTGGAAGGGAGTGTGTCATTGAAAAGAAAACAAAGTACTCCATAAAATGATACTGAACCCATGTATGTTACTGTGCACAAAGTCTGTATTCCTCTTCACCATTGGTTGGTCGATTTAAGAGACACATCCTCAGTGTCATTGATTGGATGCTGTGTCCCTGGCATTTTGTTTATCGCACATTAAGGCTTGTATCAAACAAATAAATACTTTGGTGGTATGTTGTTAGTAGTATGTATTATACTATGTGTTAGTAGTATTATGACAGGgtcaagagaggaagaggggatgtAACAGTAACCAGTTGAACCACAGTGGCGCCACTGATACTTTCCAACATTGTCTCTTTTTCTTTAGCATTGCAGTGCAACACTGTTGCAACTTCCCTATAAATTCTACTGTGTCAGCCCAAGTGACTCAAGCCCTTTAGAAAAAACCCTAGCACTTGTGTGGCTGACAGACTAAACACGACTGTTGTAATACAAGATATTACGATTGATAGGACAGCTGCAGCCACTAAAGAGACAAATGTATACTTGCTCTACCTAGCAGCTTTAGGTCAGTGTTTTACCCAGGCTTATATCTGCATGTAAACAACTTATGTTTGAAATATTGTGTGGACTGCACAGTATGAGCTTGCAGCAGAGGCAAGGGGTTTGATTATGTGTCAAAGAGGATTATTTGTAACATTACACAAAATTAAAATACTGTTGTTGACATACTGCACAGTATCAAAATCAGCTAGCTAGtgtgaaaaaatatattacaCTCGGGTGTCTACTATCTAGTGGTGTGAAAAGAGAGGGGGTATCAGCAGCAGAtgcaaccaggaagtgagaaggAGGGTGTTTAAAATAGTCTGAGCTGAGCTGAGTGAACTTGTATCATAGAGATAGTAGGCAGAGGGACCTTGACGATTCAGCTCTTTTGAGTATATCTACGGTATAAGGAACATGGGTGAGTTGGAGTTGGTGAGAAACGTTCTGTCGTTACATGTCTGTGACATTGAACTATTCCTTTTTTGAGTGCTGTGTTCATTTTAGGACACTGCCTATGTTAAAAGAGAACTAGAAGGTTGTATTGATGATGCAGGCAGGGAACTATACATGGTTGCTTGGACTTTGAAATCATTCCTCATTGGGGTTAAGTCATTTGGGGTTAAGTCAGTTATTTGAAAGAAAAATAACTATGTAGTTGATTCTGTGGCCTGTATGAAAGGGAAGGTCAAGTAGATCAAATACTATTGAATACTTGATATGTATGCTTGATTTAGTTTGCCAACGTTTGCAGTGTATCCAATGGAATAGTACCGAAAACCCCAAGATACCAGTAAATCTAGAGTACTTCAAATACAAAGAATTTGACATATGTATGAATTTGGACCCAGGTCTTCTGCATGGTGAACAATGGCATTTTTATGCTTTATGTTATCAGATGATCATACTCTGTACATTTGTGGCCTGTGGTATCAGCTGAGGTGACATCACCACCCCAATGTCCATAGTGGAGCCATTATCCTTATCCCCAGATAATTAACAAATATCTGATGCTATCTCTCTATTTGTCAAACTTGCTTTCCTTCCGTCTGATGCTGGAATGAATCAATAGAGGCCTTGTTTTGTGTGGAAGGTTGACAGTGGTGTGGTTGACTAACCCAGAAAGGTGCAATGAGCCTCTCTTGTGGTAGATACAAAGTAGAGCATAGGAATCCTTTTGTCTCTGTGTCTTATGTTTTCTACAATAGGGACCTATTTCTCCCCATATTTCATGAGTTCAATAAAGTATTGTCACTTCAATAGAACTGCATTACCAAAAATAGAGTTTGTGGACATTCATCAAATAAAAGGGATAGTGTATGCCAGCATGCCAACAGAGATACACATTATTTTGCACTAAGCAATATTAACGCTAAGCTGTAAGTCAATGAACCCAAATCCTTTGTGAACTTTCCCTTTAACAATATCAGACATGAGAGCATAAGCATTGGCAACGATTGTAGGTGGGGAAAGGTTTGCGAGGGGTAGCTGATAATGTCATGCCTTCATCGAATGGGTAAAAGAGAGGGTCAATGTGTTATggaacaaacaaataaaataaaatgtcacatgcgcagaatataacaggtgtagatcttacagtgaaatgcttacttatgagcccctaaccaacaatgcagtacaaataagaataataaataaaagtaacaggtaaataaagagcagcagtaaattaataatagcgagactatatacagggggatactggtacagagtcaatgtgcgggggcaccggttagtcgaggtaattgaggtaatatgtacatgtaggtagagttattaaagtgactatgcatagatgataacaagagagagtagcagcggtgtaataGTGTAAatgagggggggggcaatgcaaatagtctgggcagccatttgattaaatgttcaggagtcttatggcttggggctagaagctgtttagaagcctcttggacctagacttgacactccggtaccgcttgccgtgcggtagcagagagaacagtctatgacttgggtggctggagtcttggacaatttttagggccttcctctgacaccaccttcctctggtataaaggtcctggatggcaggaagctttgccccagtgatgtactgggcagtacgcactaccctctgtagtgccttgcggtcggaggccgagcagttgccttaccaggcggtgatgcaactggtcaggatgctctcgatggtgcagctgtagaaccttttgaggatctgaggacccatgccaaatcttttcagtctcctgagggggaataggttttgtcgtgccctcttcacaactgtcttggtgtgcttggaccatgttaatttgttggtgatgtgaacaccaaggaacttgaagctctcaacctgctccactatagcgccgtcgatgagaatgggggcgtgctcggtcctctttttactgtagtccacaatcatctcctttgtcttgatcatgttgaggaagaggttgttgttgtcctggcaccacacggccaggtctctgacctcctccctataggctgtcttgtcgttgtcggtgatcaggcctaccactgttgtgtcatcagcaaacttaatgatggtgttggagtcgtgcctggccgtgcagtcatgagtgaacagggagtacaggaggggactgagcacacacccctgaggggcccttgtgttgaggatcagcgtggcggatgtgttgttacccacccttaccacctgggggcggcccgtcaggaagtccaggatccagttgcagagggacgtgtttagtcccagggtcctttgcttattgatgagctttgagggcactatggtgttgaactctgagctgtagtcaatgaataacattatcacataggtcttccttttgtctaggtggaaaagggcagtgtggagtgcaataaagattgcatcatctgtggatctgttgggcggtatgcaaattgggtctagggtttctgggatgacggtgttgatgtgagccatgaccagcctttcaaagcacttcatggctacagacgagagtgctacgggtcggtagtcatttaggcaggttaccttagtgttcttgggcacagggactatgctggtctgctttaagcatgttggtattacagactcagacagggagaggttgaaaatgtcagtgaagacacttgccagttggtcagcgcatgctcgcagtacacgtcctggtaatccgtctggccctgcggccttgtgaatgttgacctgtttaaaggtcttactcccatcggctgcagagagcgtgatcacacagtcttccggaacagctggtgctctcatgcatgtttcaatgttatttgcctcgacgcgagcatagaagtagtttagctcgtctggtaggctcgtgtcactgggcagctcttggctgtgcttccctttgtagtctgtaatggtttgcaagccctgccacatccgacaagcgtcagagccggtgtagtacgattcgatctaagcctctattgacgctttgcctgtttgatggttcatcggagggcatagcaggatttcttataagcttccgggttagagcgGGAGCTCTAACTCAGTgccaatgttgcctgtaatcaatggcttctggttggggtatgtatgtacggtcactgtggggacgacatcatcgaagcacttattgatgaagccaatgactgattttgtgtactcctcaatgtcattggagcaatcccggaacatattccagtctgtgctagcaaaacagtcctgtatctgcttcatctgaccacttttttattgatcgagtcactggtgcttcctgctttaatttttgcttgtaagcaggaatcaggaggatagaattatggtcagatttgccaaatggagggcgagggagagctttatacacgtctctgtgtgtggagtaaatgtggtctagagtttttttccctctggttgcacatttaacatgctggtagaaatgaggtaaaatggatttaagtttccctgcattaaaatccctggccattaggagcgccacctctggatgaacgttttcctgtttgcttatggcggaatacagctcattgagtgcagtcttagtgccagtctcagtctgtggtggtatttagacagctacaaaaaatacagacgAAAACTCTCTCAGTagatagagtacctcatgataagctgtagaccacactaactcaggcaagcaaaaccttgagacttccttagatattgtgcaccagctgttatatacaaaatacatagtccgccgccccttgtcttaccagacgccgctgttctatcctgccggcccctttttctctgccttctcttcacgcaaatgacggggatctgggcctgttcccgggaaagcagcatatcattcacgtcgggctcgtcgttaaaggaaaaaaaggattctgccagatcatgatgagtaatcgctgttctgatgttcagaagttattttcggtcataagagacggtagcagcaacattatgtacaaaataagtaaataaataagttacaaacaacgcaaagaaacgGATAAAAACACAATTGGATAGGAACATGTAAATTGTCAGCCTTCTTCTCTGGCAAcatcttacagatgtaggatcttaatttgatcacactgttgctggagaactttcctgcaatgcaggacatttaaaaccttttgaggttccactttgaaatttcagacttgattttcctgtATGTATCAatgtatcaactcctacaaaaatgtccattaattataatccacataataattcacatttcctgttgctgcagtattactttcctgctgtaacaaactggatcaaattaagatcctacatctgtagagaaGCAGGAAGATGTGGGTAAAGGAAACAGTTGTGCCACAAAGCAGGAAACATTGGCAGGAGCGCTCATGCAAACCAGGggttaatatatatacactgatatCTGCCCCGGATCACATCTGTTTCTATCTGCTTTCAGATCTATGCTGTAGATCTATGCTTTAGATCTATGCTGTAGTGACACAGCACAGAGTTCATGAAGAGTAGGTAAGTAGTTAGTCGGTTAAGGACCTGGGGGAAGTTGGTCTTATAGTCTTATAGTTTTACCTTCccaaaatcctaaccttaaccatgagGGATGACAATGTAAAACTGACCTTAGGGCAGTGTCTAGAGGGCAATGTTACCCTACTCTGTTAAGCACTGTGGAAACTTGTGATAAGCTGAGTTTCAGGTAAATACCTGTACAGTACACCATTAATCAAATGATGTTGTTCATGATTTATCCAATGGAGAACAGTCAACTACACATTTCCTCCAGTAGCTACGGTCACTAGCAAGGTTTGCTACAGCACTTGATCTGGTTGAAGCTGCTGGTCTCTTTATCCCCCATTAGGCCTTGAATGCATGGGACCAAAACATTTTATACCTTCTTCCATCTCTGACTGTAGCTGTTAAGTTGACTTGCCTTTTCTCCAGGTAGGGGGATAACATCTGATCAGACCATGTCAGACAATCTCCTGGAAGAGATCTTTATAAAACGCTCCCAGCAGAAGAAGAAGACTTCCCCTTTAAACTTCAAAGAGAGGCTGTTCATCCTCACACAGGACAAGATCGCCTACTACGACTATGATCTGGACAAAGGGGTATGTACTCGTAGcctggatctgtttgtgctgatctgggaccaggttaatgtactgtatgttatcatTATAAACATTGACCATAACCCAAGCGTAGTTTAATACTATAACAATTCTATCATACTACGCTATGCTCCCACAAATATACTGCAGTACCTGTATTGTTGGTCATCTAAATAGGTCTGAGTCTAGTAGTCCTGCCGTTCCCACACTCACTGTAATCCTTGTCCTCTGTGCAGAAAAAGAAGGGGTTGAAAGGCACCGTGGGCAT
Coding sequences within it:
- the LOC111965885 gene encoding large ribosomal subunit protein eL42, yielding MFFMKKCFRRHPSSFRLDRVVAMVNVPKTRRTYCKKCKRHQLHKVTQYKKGKDSLYAQGKRRYDRKQSGYGGQTKPIFRKKAKTTKKIVLRLECVEPNCRAKRMVPIKRCKHFELGGDKKRKGQVIQF